The genomic stretch TGCCGGACCTCACCAACCGTCCGCAGGGCGAGGCGCAGCGCACGCTGGGCCGGCTGGGGCTGGTGGTGCAGAAGGGCGGCACCGTGGTCAACGCGCGCATCGGCCGCGGACGGGTGCTGATGCAGACGCCGCTGCCGGGCGAGGAAGTGTCCCGCGGCGCCACCGTCCGCATCGTGGTCAGCGGCGGACCGGAGATGCGCAAGGTGCCGTCCGTGGCGGGAATGACGCGCGCAGAGGCGATCGAGACGCTGCAGCGATACGGGTTCCGCGTGGGGCTGCAGCGCGTGCGCGACCGGCGGGAAGAAGGCGCGCTCGTGGCGCTGCGCCCCGCGGCGGGGCAGCCGGCCGCGGTGTCGAGCATGGTGGTGATGGTGATCAGCGCCGGGCCGCCCAAGGTGCTCGTGCCCAGCGTGGTGGGGCTGACCACGGGGGACGTGTCGGCGCGGCTGCAGGCGGTGTCGCTGGAGATCGGCCGCGTGAGCTACGATCCGGAATCCGCCGAGCCGGCGGGGACGGTGGTGCGGCAGTCGCCCGTGGCGGGAGACAGCCTGGCGATGGGCTCGGGCGTGCGCATCACCCTGGCCGGCGCCGATCCCAATCCGCCGCCGCCCGCGACGGTGGAGTCCTCCGAGCCGGAGCCGGCCGCGGTGGATACGTCGCCGCCCGCGCCCGTGGTGGAAGAGGCGCCGCCGCCCCCGGAGGCGTCGCAGCCGACGACGCCGGCGCGGCCGGGCAGGGAATAGGGAATAGGGAATAGGGAATAGAGAATAGGGAATAGGGAATAGGTGGTCTGACGCGGGGAGTGGCGTCGGGGCGGCGAGCGAGGAGCCGGGCGGGGCGGGTACGGGGGATGGCGCCTGAGGGCGCGAGGGGACACCAACTTCAGATCTGGACTGATGGCGAAGCGGCGGGGATGGGTGTTTCCGGGAGCGGTCGCGGGGGTGCTCGCGATCCTCGTGGCACTGGCATGGACCAACCGCGACCGCATTCTTCCGCCGGACGTGGGCAAGGCCGCGCCCGGATTTTCGGCGACGGACATGAGCGGCCGGCCGGTCTCGCTGAACGATCTGCGCGGGCAGGTGGTGCTGCTGAATGTGTGGGCCACGTGGTGCGGGCCCTGCCGCGACGAAATGCCGTCCATGGAGCGCCTGCACAAGCAGCTCGGCCCGCAGGGGCTGCGCATCATCGCCGTCAGCGTCGACGCGCCGCCGGCGGGATCGAAGGAGCTCACCGCGTTCGCGCGCGACCTGGGGCTGTCGTTCACCATCTGGCACGATCCGTCGGGCGAGATCCAGCGCACCTACCGCACGACCGGGGTTCCGGAGTCGTTCATTCTGGACCGCGACGGGGTGATCCAGAAAAAGGTGATCGGCGCGACGGAGTGGGACGGCGGCGCCAACACCGACCTGCTGCGCCGCCTGCTCGCGGAGCGGCCGGGTGCGTAGGGTGACCCTGCGCTCCCTCACCCGCAACTGGCCTCTCAAGCTGGCCGCCCTCGCCCTGTCCGTTCTGGTGTGGGCCGTGGTCAGTGCCGAGCAGGTGACCACGCAGTGGATTCCCGTCCGCGTGGACCCCGTCGTGCGCGACCCGCAGTTCGTCCTGACCGGCTCGCCGGAGCCGCAGGAGGTGCGGGTGCAGTTCACCGGGCCCGGGCGGGAGCTGTGGGAGCTGGCGCTGGACCGTCCGGTGCTGGTGCTTCCCATCCGCCAGGTGGGCGAGGGGCGCACCTTTGCGCTGGATCCGGCGATGGTGCGCATTCCCCAAGGATTGTCCGTCAACGCGCGCGACGTGCGGCCCTCGGTGATCGCGCTGGGCTTGCAGCGGCTGGCCAGCCGCGTGGTTCCCATCCACGCGCGCATCAGCGGGCGATCGCTGCAGCGGTACGTGATCGGCGATTCGCTCACCATCATCCCCGCCGAGGTGCGGGTGACCGGGCGCGCAGACCAGGTGGCGGCGCTGAACGTGCTTTCCACGATCGCGTTCGAGATCGTGCCGGACGATTCCACCTTCACCCGCGAGATCGCGCTGGACACGGCGGCGCTGGACGGGCTGAGCCTGTCGCGCGCGCGGGTCCGGGTGAGCGGGACGGTGGACCGGCGCGCCACCCGCGCGGTGAGCCCGGTGACGGTGTACGTGCCGGACGGCCTGGTCGCCGCGCCCGCCCAGGTGGAGGTGCGGCTGAGCGGCGCGGAGCGGGCACTGGCGGGGGTGGATCCGGCCCGGCTGCGCGCCGTGGTCGTGCGGGACTCGCTCCCCGCGGTGATTCCGCCGGGCGGGGTAGAGGCGCGTCTGTTGATCGAGGGCGCCCCGGCCGGCGCGGCGGTGACCGCCAATCCGGCGCGCGTGCGGGTGTTTGAGCCGGCGGCGGCTCCTTCCGCATCGCCCGCATCGCCCGCGACGATGGACAGCGCGGCGGGAGCGCGGCCGTGAGCGAGCCGCTGATCCTGGGGATCGAGACGTCGTGCGATGAAACCTCCGCCGCGGTGCTGCGCGGGGAGCGCGACCTGCTGGGGCACGTCATCTTTACGCAGGACATCCACACGCTGTACGGCGGCGTGGTTCCCGAACTGGCGTCGCGCGCCCACCTGCGGACGGTGGACGACGTCGTCGAAGGCGCGCTGCGCGAGGCGGGCGTGACGCTGGCGGACATCGACGTCGTTGGGGTGACGGCGGGGCCGGGGCTGATCGGGGCGCTGCTCGTCGGCGTGTCGTGGGGGAAGGCGGCGGCGTTCGCGGCGGGAAAGCCGGTCGTCGGCGTGCACCACATGGAGGGGCACCTGTTCGCCACGCACCTGGAGCACCCGGGCGCGGAGCCGCCCTTCGTGGGCCTGCTCGTGAGCGGCGGGCACACGATGCTGCTGTGGGTGCCGGCGTGGGGCGAGTACCGGCTGCTGGGCGCCACGCGGGACGACGCGGCGGGCGAGGCGTTCGACAAGGCGGCCAAGATCCTGGGGCTGGGCTACCCCGGCGGGCCGTCCATCCAGCGCGCCGCAACGGAGGGAGATCCCGCCCGTCATCCCCTCCCCCGGCCGCTGCTGAACCGCGGCGAGCGCCCGGGCGACCGCGAGTACTACGACATGTCGTTCAGCGGGCTCAAGAACGCGCTGCGGCTGCTGGCGCGCGACCTGGAGTCCAAGGGAACGCTGGCGGAGGAAACGCCGCACGTGGCCGCCTCCTTTCAAGCCGCGGCGGTGGACGTGCTGACGGCCAAGACCATGCGGGCGGTGCGGGAGATGAACTGCCCACGCGTGGTGCTGGGCGGGGGCGTGGCCAACAGCCGCGCGCTGCGCGAGGCGCTCGCTCGAAAGCTGGGATCGCGCGGCGAACTGTACGCGCCGTCGCCCCGGCTTTCTACCGACAACGCGGCGATGATCGCGCGGGCGGCGCTCTTTCGCTGGCGTCGCGGAGAGACGGGCGGGCTGGACCTGAACGCCCGCGCGGACCTGCCTTTTCCCGGGCTGACGCGGTGACCGGAGCCGCTGGCACGAGGGTGGCGGAACGGAAGGGTGAGCGCGGCCGTCCGGCCGCGGATTTCCACGGACACCGGCGGCGGGCTTGATCTCACTTCTCCACGTATCGGACCTGCACTTCGGACCGCCCTTTCACGAAGGGGTGGGCCGCGCGCTGCAGGCGTTTGCGCACCGGCTGGGGCCGGACTGCATCGTCGCGTCGGGCGACTTCACCCAGCGCGCCAAAGAGGAACAGTTCGCGGCCGCGCGGGCGTTTCTGAACGAGTTTCCCAAGGTGCCCATCGTGGTCACGCCGGGAAACCACGACGTGCCGCTGATGCGCATCGCCGAGCGGGTGCTGGATCCGTACAAGCACTACCGGCGGCACATCAACGAGGCGCTGGATACGATTACGGACATCCCCGGCGCGCGGATCGTGGCGCTCAACAGCACGGCGCCGCTCAAGGCCACGGTCAACGGCCGCATTCACCAGTGGCAGATCGACTACGCCCGCGAGGCGTTCGCCGCGGTGACGGACGAGAAGACGCTGCGGATCATCGTGGCGCACCACCACTTTGCGCCGCCGCCGGACTTCGAGAGCGCGGACCCCATGCCCAACGCGCGGCGGGCGCTGGACGCGTTCACCGACATGCGGGTGGACCTGATCCTGGGCGGGCACCTGCACCGCGCGTACATCGGCAACTCGCTGGACGTGTACGCAGGCGCGGACCGCGAGCACGGCATCGTGATCGCGCAGAGCGGAACCAGCACCTCGCGCCGTGGGCGGGCGCGCGAGCGGGAAAAGAACTCGCTGAACGTGCTGCGGCTCACGCCCACGGGGATCCGGGTGACGCACTACATGTACTTCGAGGACGCGGGCGACTTCGTCCCCACCAGCCGGCACATCTTCTTTCGCCGCGGCAGGCCGCCGCTGGAAGGTGCGGGCGAGGATGGGGCCATCTGGATGGACGAAAGCCGGGAGACGAACGATGGAGTATGATCGCGGGTCGCTGTCCAGGGGCGGCGAAATGAAGGCCGCGGGGATCGCCGCGGCGGGCGCCGTGGGTGTGGGCGTGGCCGTGTGGTACCTGGCGCGCCTGTTTCTGCAGCGCGAGCGGGTGGAAGAGGCGTCCGCCCCGGCCGCGCGGGAGTCGTAGCCGGTGGCGCGCTCGCGTGCGGTACGCCTGGTTTCGTGGGGGCTCGGGGGCCTGGTGCTGGGCATCGGGCTGGCCGTGCTCGCGCTGAACATGGTGGCGCGCACGGAGCGCGGTCACAAGTTCGTGCTGGACTTCACGCTCAAGGCGCTGGGCGGCAGCATCGACGGCGGCAGGCTGATCATCGGCCGCATCGACGGCAACCTGTTCGAGGGCGCCAAGGTGTACGGCGTGCGGCTGCAGGATCTGAAGGGGCGCGCCTTTGTGGAGGCGGACAGCGGGTTTCTGGACTACGACATCCGCACGCTGCTTTCCCCGCGGGTCCGCATCACGCGGGCGACGCTGTACAATCCCCGGATCTACGTCTTCAAGCTGCCCGGCGACACGGTCTGGAACTACCAGGCGATCTTTGCCGACACCTCCACCGGCCCCAGGAAGCCGGGGGTGGAGCGGGCGACGCTGCTGGACACCGTCCGCGTGGTGAACGGGCTGGTGCGGGTGCAGCTTCCCTGGCGGCCTGACAGCACGCTTTCGGCGCGCGGCCAGCGCGCGGAGATCGCGGACGCACGGTCGGACACGTCGCAGATTCTGGTGGACAGCGTGGCGGGCGGCTTCATCCGCACCATGAACTTCACGGCGATGAACGGCCGCCTGTCGCGCATCCGCTTTGCCCCGGGAACGCGCAGCGGATCGCGCATTCACGTGGATTCGCTGCGGACGGACGCGCAGATCTACCGCCGCCCCGCGCACTTGGTGCACGGCCAGGCGGTGGTGGCGCTGATGAAGGCGCACATCGAGTTCGATGCGCCGCTGCTGCGGCTGCGCCGGTCCACCGTGGCCGCGTCCGGCGTGGTGCGGACGGACAGCTTTCCGGAATGGTTTCCCG from Longimicrobium terrae encodes the following:
- a CDS encoding PASTA domain-containing protein; its protein translation is MKPPRSPGPARFRPSGARWHREIPARVRRYFDERRLLKYVLTASLGGFVLGYLLITIFFFPGFGRSAIVTVPDLTNRPQGEAQRTLGRLGLVVQKGGTVVNARIGRGRVLMQTPLPGEEVSRGATVRIVVSGGPEMRKVPSVAGMTRAEAIETLQRYGFRVGLQRVRDRREEGALVALRPAAGQPAAVSSMVVMVISAGPPKVLVPSVVGLTTGDVSARLQAVSLEIGRVSYDPESAEPAGTVVRQSPVAGDSLAMGSGVRITLAGADPNPPPPATVESSEPEPAAVDTSPPAPVVEEAPPPPEASQPTTPARPGRE
- a CDS encoding peroxiredoxin family protein, with amino-acid sequence MAKRRGWVFPGAVAGVLAILVALAWTNRDRILPPDVGKAAPGFSATDMSGRPVSLNDLRGQVVLLNVWATWCGPCRDEMPSMERLHKQLGPQGLRIIAVSVDAPPAGSKELTAFARDLGLSFTIWHDPSGEIQRTYRTTGVPESFILDRDGVIQKKVIGATEWDGGANTDLLRRLLAERPGA
- a CDS encoding YbbR-like domain-containing protein, which produces MRRVTLRSLTRNWPLKLAALALSVLVWAVVSAEQVTTQWIPVRVDPVVRDPQFVLTGSPEPQEVRVQFTGPGRELWELALDRPVLVLPIRQVGEGRTFALDPAMVRIPQGLSVNARDVRPSVIALGLQRLASRVVPIHARISGRSLQRYVIGDSLTIIPAEVRVTGRADQVAALNVLSTIAFEIVPDDSTFTREIALDTAALDGLSLSRARVRVSGTVDRRATRAVSPVTVYVPDGLVAAPAQVEVRLSGAERALAGVDPARLRAVVVRDSLPAVIPPGGVEARLLIEGAPAGAAVTANPARVRVFEPAAAPSASPASPATMDSAAGARP
- the tsaD gene encoding tRNA (adenosine(37)-N6)-threonylcarbamoyltransferase complex transferase subunit TsaD, whose amino-acid sequence is MSEPLILGIETSCDETSAAVLRGERDLLGHVIFTQDIHTLYGGVVPELASRAHLRTVDDVVEGALREAGVTLADIDVVGVTAGPGLIGALLVGVSWGKAAAFAAGKPVVGVHHMEGHLFATHLEHPGAEPPFVGLLVSGGHTMLLWVPAWGEYRLLGATRDDAAGEAFDKAAKILGLGYPGGPSIQRAATEGDPARHPLPRPLLNRGERPGDREYYDMSFSGLKNALRLLARDLESKGTLAEETPHVAASFQAAAVDVLTAKTMRAVREMNCPRVVLGGGVANSRALREALARKLGSRGELYAPSPRLSTDNAAMIARAALFRWRRGETGGLDLNARADLPFPGLTR
- a CDS encoding metallophosphoesterase family protein, whose protein sequence is MISLLHVSDLHFGPPFHEGVGRALQAFAHRLGPDCIVASGDFTQRAKEEQFAAARAFLNEFPKVPIVVTPGNHDVPLMRIAERVLDPYKHYRRHINEALDTITDIPGARIVALNSTAPLKATVNGRIHQWQIDYAREAFAAVTDEKTLRIIVAHHHFAPPPDFESADPMPNARRALDAFTDMRVDLILGGHLHRAYIGNSLDVYAGADREHGIVIAQSGTSTSRRGRAREREKNSLNVLRLTPTGIRVTHYMYFEDAGDFVPTSRHIFFRRGRPPLEGAGEDGAIWMDESRETNDGV